The Primulina tabacum isolate GXHZ01 chromosome 16, ASM2559414v2, whole genome shotgun sequence genome window below encodes:
- the LOC142529199 gene encoding sulfoquinovosyl transferase SQD2-like, producing MATYSVSTNHALSPPSFAASTSSSCSYGSKISCYCKSRIIKPICLVCVRNQSLNCRRLKWSKEFQILKVKPCRERLFLAAGSCGSMDNAEYGEVDDEEEENPPLSVESEMYSKPRRIALFVEPSPFSYISGYKNRFQNFIKYLREMGDEVMVVTTHEGVPEEFYGAKLIGSRSFPCPWYQKVPLSLALSPRIISAVAQFKPDIIHASSPGIMVFGALIIAKLLSVPIVLSYHTHVPVYIPRYTFSWLVKPMWLILKFLHRAADLTLVPSVAIAKDLEAARVTAANKIRLWNKGVDSESFHPRFRSHAMRVLLSNGEPDKPLIVHVGRIGVEKSLDFIKRVIDRLPEARIAFIGDGPYREELERIFSGSPVVFTGMLQGEELSQAYASGDIFIMPSESETLGLVVLEAMSSGLPVIAARAGGIPDIIPQEQEGKTGYLFNPGDLEDCLSKLKPLLDDQELRETIGKAARVEMEKYDWRAATRKIRNEQYNAAIWFWRKKRSQFSRRFQWLFGRRWFETPAMGM from the exons ATGGCCACTTATTCTGTTTCTACAAACCATGCTCTCTCCCCTCCTTCGTTCGCTGCCTCAACTTCCTCTTCTTGCAGTTACGGTTCTAAAATTTCCTGCTATTGTAAATCAAGAATTATAAAACCCATTTGCCTGGTTTGTGTGAGGAATCAATCTTTGAACTGTAGGAGGTTAAAATGGAGTAAAGAGTTTCAAATCTTGAAAGTTAAACCCTGTAGGGAGAGGCTCTTTCTTGCAGCGGGCAGTTGCGGCAGTATGGACAATGCTGAGTACGGTGAAGTCGACGATGAAGAGGAGGAGAATCCTCCCCTCTCCGTTGAGTCTGAGATGTATTCTAAGCCTAGGCGTATTGCTCTCTTCGTTGAGCCATCTCCCTTCTC CTATATCTCTGGATATAAAAACAGATTCCAGAATTTCATTAAATATCTACGCGAGATGGGGGATGAG GTCATGGTTGTGACCACACATGAAGGAGTTCCAGAGGAATTTTACGGAGCTAAATTGATTGGCTCACGTAG TTTCCCTTGTCCCTGGTACCAAAAGGTACCACTTTCTCTTGCACTCAGCCCAAGAATAATTTCAGCAGTTGCTCAATTCAAGCCTGATATTATTCACGCCTCATCTCCAGGGATTATG GTGTTTGGTGCTCTTATCATCGCTAAATTACTATCAGTACCAATAGTATTGTCGTATCACACTCATGTTCCTGT ATATATTCCAAGATATACTTTCAGTTGGCTAGTCAAACCAATGTGGTTAATATTGA AATTTCTGCATAGAGCTGCAGATCTTACCCTGGTGCCTTCTGTTGCCATTGCAAAGGATCTAGAAGCTGCTAGGGTGACAGCAG CCAACAAGATACGCCTCTGGAATAAGGGTGTCGATTCTGAAAGCTTTCATCCCCGGTTTCGCTCCCATGCAATGAGAGTGCTCTTAAG CAATGGAGAGCCCGATAAACCGTTAATAGTTCATGTTGGACGGATTGGAGTTGAAAAGAGTTTGGATTTCATCAAAAG ggtgaTAGACAGGCTTCCAGAAGCTCGAATAGCTTTCATTGGGGACGGACCCTATAG GGAGGAGCTCGAGCGGATATTCTCAGGCTCACCTGTGGTATTTACTGGTATGTTACAAGGCGAAGAGCTCTCACAAGCATATGCCAGTGGAGATATTTTCATCATGCCCTCAGAATCCGAGACATTAGGGCTTGTTGTTCTGGAAGCAATGTCATCTGGACTTCCTGTGATCGCTGCTCGTGCTGGAGGAATCCCAGATATCATTCCTCAAGAACAGGAGGGCAAAACCGGTTATCTATTCAATCCTGGAGATCTTGAGGACTGCTTGAGCAAGTTGAAGCCTCTTCTTGATGATCAAGAGCTAAGGGAAACCATCGGTAAAGCAGCACGTGTGGAAATGGAGAAGTATGATTGGAGGGCAGCCACTCGTAAGATACGAAACGAACAGTATAATGCAGCCATTTGGTTCTGGAGGAAGAAGAGATCACAGTTCTCGAGGCGGTTCCAATGGTTGTTTGGACGACGCTGGTTCGAGACCCCCGCCATGGGAATGTAG
- the LOC142529076 gene encoding transcription factor DIVARICATA-like — MDGVTGPLNSAASYFGNSNWLEENKGVKWTLEENKMFENALALFDKDTPDRWSNVAAMIPGKTVEDVMKQYRDLVEDVSDIEAGLVPVPGYRNDSFTSDWENKYGSIGKRNNSIRTSEQERKKGVPWTEEEHRLFLLGLKKYGKGDWRSISRNFVTSRTPTQVASHAQKYFIRQLSGGKDKRSSSIHDITTANVTQTKPKNSFVSPDEPIVIKPAQQNSDVKSVFRGMCDSGLTYPGEIIGLSTPNLTLNLQQYYLQSINPLGFGYLMQPRRNC, encoded by the exons ATGGACGGAGTAACGGGACCTCTGAATTCTGCAGCATCATATTTCGGGAACTCGAATTGGTTGGAGGAGAACAAGGGGGTTAAGTGGACTCTAGAGGAGAACAAAATGTTTGAAAATGCGCTCGCATTGTTCGATAAGGATACCCCAGATCGGTGGAGCAATGTGGCGGCCATGATTCCGGGGAAAACAGTAGAAGATGTGATGAAACAATACAGGGACTTGGTGGAAgatgtttctgatatagaagcAGGGCTGGTACCAGTTCCAGGGTACAGAAACGATTCATTCACGTCGGATTGGGAGAATAAATATGGTTCGATTGGTAAGCGGAACAATTCGATTCGGACCTCTGAGCAAGAAAGGAAGAAAGGGGTGCCCTGGACTGAGGAAGAACACCG GCTGTTTCTTTTGGGGCTCAAGAAATATGGCAAAGGAGATTGGAGAAGTATTTCTCGAAATTTCGTGACTTCAAGAACTCCAACTCAGGTTGCGAGTCACGCGCAGAAGTATTTTATCAGGCAGCTTTCCGGTGGGAAAGATAAGAGAAGTTCAAGTATACATGATATTACCACTGCAAATGTCACACAAACTAAACCGAAGAACAGCTTTGTTTCACCAGATGAACCCATCGTGATCAAGCCTGCGCAGCAGAATTCAGATGTGAAAAGTGTTTTCCGAGGAATGTGTGATTCTGGCCTAACGTATCCAGGAGAAATAATTGGACTTAGCACGCCAAATCTTACTCTAAACCTGCAGCAATATTATCTGCAGAGCATTAATCCACTCGGGTTCGGGTATCTGATGCAACCCAGGAGGAATTGTTAA
- the LOC142530072 gene encoding laccase-4-like has protein sequence MDSWFRALILVSCFFRVFFVECRVRHYKFNVVMKNTTRLCSTKPIVTVNGKFPGPTIYAREDDTLLIKVVNHVMYNVSIHWHGVRQIRTGWADGPAYITQCPIQPGQSYVYNYTITGQRGTLLWHAHILWLRATLHGAVVILPKRGIPYPFPKPDHEAIVILAEWWKSDTEAVINEALNSGLAPNVSDAHTINGHPGPVPNCPSKGGFTLPVEPGKRYLLRLINAALNEELFFKIAGHTLTVVEVDATYVKPFKTDTVLIAPGQTTNIIVSADKGVGKYMMAASTFMDTLLVAVDNLTATATLHYSGTLDTSPITLTIPPARNATQVSNNFTNSLRSLNSKKYPANVPVKVDRSLLFTVGLGVNPCPTCIPGNGSRVVAGINNVTFVMPSIALLQAHVFKIKGVFTTDFPGNPPFRFNYSGSGPANMGTSNGTKVYRLPYNATVQVVLQDTGIIAPENHPIHLHGFNFFAVGKGLGNFNSKTDPKNFNLVDPVERNTIGVPSGGWVAIRFKADNPGVWFMHCHLEVHTTWGLKMAFLVDNGKGPNESVLPPPKDLPKC, from the exons ATGGATTCTTGGTTTCGGGCTTTGATCCTCGTATCATGCTTCTTTCGGGTGTTTTTCGTCGAATGTAGGGTTCGTCATTACAAATTTAAT GTGGTGATGAAGAACACCACCCGTCTGTGTTCGACGAAACCGATTGTCACCGTGAACGGAAAATTTCCAGGTCCGACTATTTATGCTCGGGAAGATGATACTTTGCTCATCAAGGTCGTCAACCATGTCATGTACAATGTCTCCATTCATTG GCATGGAGTGAGGCAAATCCGAACAGGGTGGGCGGATGGGCCAGCATATATCACGCAATGCCCCATCCAGCCAGGCCAAAGTTATGTGTACAACTACACCATCACAGGCCAAAGGGGCACACTTCTGTGGCACGCACACATCCTATGGCTCAGGGCCACCCTTCATGGCGCCGTGGTCATCTTGCCTAAGCGCGGCATCCCATATCCTTTCCCTAAACCCGACCACGAAGCAATCGTCATCTTGGCCGAATGGTGGAAATCGGACACGGAGGCCGTCATCAACGAGGCTCTGAATTCCGGTTTGGCTCCGAATGTATCTGATGCTCACACGATCAATGGTCATCCCGGACCGGTCCCGAATTGTCCTTCCAAGG GTGGCTTCACATTGCCCGTTGAGCCCGGGAAAAGATACCTATTGCGCCTGATCAATGCTGCACTCAATGAAGAACTATTCTTCAAGATTGCAGGCCACACACTGACAGTAGTAGAAGTTGATGCAACATATGTGAAGCCCTTCAAAACAGACACTGTTTTGATCGCCCCGGGGCAAACCACCAACATCATCGTGTCCGCAGACAAGGGCGTCGGGAAGTACATGATGGCGGCCTCCACCTTCATGGACACTCTCCTGGTGGCGGTGGACAACTTGACCGCCACCGCCACATTGCACTATTCCGGCACGCTTGATACCTCTCCCATAACTCTCACCATCCCACCCGCCCGAAATGCTACCCAAGTGTCCAACAATTTCACCAACTCTTTACGCAGTTTGAACTCGAAAAAATACCCTGCAAACGTGCCAGTTAAAGTCGACCGTTCCCTCCTCTTCACGGTTGGACTCGGGGTCAATCCATGTCCGACTTGCATACCCGGCAACGGTAGCCGTGTCGTGGCCGGTATAAACAATGTCACCTTTGTGATGCCGAGCATTGCTCTTTTACAGGCTCATGTTTTCAAGATCAAGGGAGTCTTCACCACTGATTTCCCGGGGAACCCGCCATTTCGGTTCAATTATTCGGGAAGCGGGCCGGCAAATATGGGCACTAGTAATGGGACAAAGGTGTATAGATTGCCTTATAATGCTACAGTTCAAGTGGTTCTCCAAGATACTGGGATTATAGCCCCTGAGAATCACCCTATTCATCttcatggattcaatttttttgCAGTAGGCAAGGGATTAGgaaattttaattcaaaaacTGATCCTAAGAATTTTAATCTTGTTGATCCCGTGGAGAGGAACACTATTGGAGTGCCTTCTGGTGGATGGGTTGCCATTAGATTCAAAGCAGATAATCCAG GAGTTTGGTTTATGCATTGTCATTTGGAAGTACACACAACGTGGGGGCTGAAAATGGCATTCTTGGTGGACAATGGAAAGGGCCCTAATGAATCAGTGCTGCCACCACCAAAAGATCTTCCAAAATGTTAG